One stretch of Roseibium sp. HPY-6 DNA includes these proteins:
- a CDS encoding MvaI/BcnI family restriction endonuclease, which translates to MIDTLSGLIKLFQEHGAIRFYAKKLAPNDNSKNQVYLGSDFSALNIIPHQGVYTDADDVAGSKRDRAKAAVSFAWVNENGRFEAPNAQLILYPDYPEVRMSGFLKGCKEAPGDIMRVRDTGRVLFLGISPSGHVIGHAVGPDHSLAREIHERKDLHQTGVFLELLAEPEAGDTRERLLETLTRIYRKHWIPSQKLGADGFSHPYRARNGGGYTLEAELGISPNGYAEPDFLGWEIKQYGVSDFKSFRPKSPVTLMTPGPTGGFYRESGVTGFMRRYAYADKSGRSDRYNFGGVYACDRGYHAETGLQLRMIGYDVDTSKITDMTGGIALQDRNGEVAALWQFTGIIDHWNRKHAQAAYVPSLFRTPPPEYHYGPRILLCERTDLTLFLKAIADGAVYYDPAIKIEDASTDTPAIKRRSQFRIRHDQLTRMYHQSEIVELAV; encoded by the coding sequence ATGATCGACACGTTGTCGGGCCTCATAAAACTTTTTCAGGAACACGGCGCAATTCGCTTTTATGCCAAAAAGCTTGCCCCCAATGACAATTCGAAGAACCAAGTCTATCTGGGCAGTGACTTTTCGGCGCTGAACATCATCCCGCACCAGGGTGTTTACACCGACGCGGACGATGTGGCGGGCAGCAAACGTGACCGTGCGAAGGCAGCGGTATCATTTGCCTGGGTCAATGAAAACGGGCGCTTTGAGGCACCGAACGCCCAGCTGATCCTTTATCCTGACTACCCAGAAGTCCGCATGTCCGGCTTCCTGAAAGGGTGCAAGGAAGCGCCCGGAGATATCATGCGGGTGAGGGATACGGGTCGTGTCCTTTTTCTCGGAATAAGCCCAAGCGGCCATGTGATAGGTCATGCAGTTGGTCCGGACCATTCGCTCGCACGCGAAATCCACGAGCGGAAAGACCTGCACCAGACAGGGGTGTTTCTGGAGCTTCTCGCAGAACCGGAAGCTGGGGACACCAGAGAGCGTCTTCTTGAAACACTGACCAGAATCTATCGCAAACACTGGATCCCGTCGCAGAAGCTGGGAGCTGACGGGTTCTCCCATCCCTACCGGGCCCGCAACGGCGGCGGATATACGCTTGAAGCGGAGTTGGGTATCAGCCCCAACGGCTACGCGGAGCCGGATTTCCTCGGCTGGGAAATCAAACAGTACGGTGTTAGCGACTTCAAGAGTTTCAGGCCCAAGAGCCCGGTCACTCTGATGACACCAGGACCCACGGGCGGTTTTTACCGCGAGAGCGGTGTCACCGGGTTCATGAGGCGCTACGCCTATGCCGACAAGAGTGGCAGGTCGGACCGGTACAATTTTGGCGGCGTCTATGCCTGCGACCGCGGCTATCACGCGGAGACCGGCCTGCAGCTTCGTATGATCGGCTACGACGTCGACACCTCAAAAATCACCGATATGACCGGAGGAATAGCCCTTCAGGACCGAAACGGGGAAGTGGCTGCGCTCTGGCAGTTCACCGGCATCATTGATCACTGGAACCGCAAGCATGCCCAGGCGGCCTATGTGCCGTCGCTGTTCCGGACACCGCCGCCAGAATACCATTATGGCCCCCGGATCCTCCTGTGCGAGCGAACGGACCTGACGCTCTTCCTTAAGGCGATCGCTGATGGTGCGGTCTATTATGATCCGGCGATAAAGATCGAGGATGCTTCAACGGATACACCGGCCATCAAGCGGCGCAGCCAGTTCCGCATCAGACACGACCAGCTTACCCGTATGTATCACCAGTCCGAAATTGTGGAACTTGCTGTTTAG
- a CDS encoding very short patch repair endonuclease has protein sequence MADIVSAKTRSRMMAGIKGKDTKPEMVIRSALHKANFRYRLHNRRLPGKPDLVFRKWRAVLFVHGCFWHGHDCHLFKMPKTRTGFWKDKIAGNVARDQKAVVELLYDGWRVGIVWECALKGKTRRPLADIVSELTRWLKGEERQIEIRGTT, from the coding sequence ATGGCTGACATTGTTTCAGCCAAAACCCGGAGCCGGATGATGGCCGGCATCAAGGGCAAGGATACCAAGCCCGAAATGGTTATCCGGTCGGCCCTCCACAAGGCCAATTTCCGTTATCGTCTCCATAATCGCAGGTTGCCCGGAAAGCCAGATCTAGTGTTTCGTAAATGGCGGGCTGTTCTTTTCGTGCACGGCTGTTTCTGGCACGGTCACGATTGTCATCTGTTCAAGATGCCCAAGACAAGAACCGGTTTCTGGAAGGACAAGATCGCCGGAAATGTCGCCCGGGATCAAAAGGCAGTCGTGGAACTTTTGTATGACGGGTGGCGTGTTGGAATCGTCTGGGAGTGTGCCCTCAAGGGGAAAACCAGACGACCTCTGGCGGACATCGTTTCCGAGCTTACACGGTGGCTGAAGGGCGAGGAAAGGCAGATCGAAATAAGAGGCACGACCTGA
- the dcm gene encoding DNA (cytosine-5-)-methyltransferase yields MAKTQGQKSEFKRLRELAGLTLEEAARVTRASLRSAYRHDNGECSPSPLALDILQMLADNSGRVDKQASFRFIDLFAGIGGLRIGFENIGGKCVFTSEWDKYAVETYRKNFSCDADHVFAGDIREYTTGDEALARIPKHDVLLAGFPCQPFSIAGVSKKNALGRPHGFMCDTQGTLFFDVAQIIRHHKPRAFLLENVKNLERHDRGKTFATIINVLENELGYSVTTKVISARPWVPQGRDRIFIVGFREENGFSFDELEYPAEPEPTLGSILRQNVDPKYTLTPKLWQYLQDYKKKHTAKGNGFGFGLFGPGDVARTLSARYYKDGSEILIDQGQGNRPRRLTPQECARLMGFERGNRVWHIPVSDTQAYKQFGNAVVVPVVEAIAKSMAPYIHPEADADVVSLTTTVEEPEVTAAHG; encoded by the coding sequence GTGGCCAAAACGCAGGGACAGAAATCCGAGTTCAAGCGCCTGCGTGAGCTGGCCGGTCTGACACTGGAGGAAGCCGCAAGGGTGACCAGAGCGTCCCTTCGATCGGCGTACCGTCATGACAATGGCGAATGCTCTCCATCGCCGCTGGCCCTTGATATTCTGCAAATGTTGGCTGACAACTCGGGCAGGGTCGACAAACAAGCCAGTTTCCGGTTCATAGACCTTTTCGCCGGAATCGGAGGCCTCAGGATCGGATTTGAAAATATAGGTGGCAAGTGCGTCTTCACCAGTGAATGGGACAAATACGCTGTGGAGACCTACCGGAAAAACTTTTCGTGTGATGCCGACCATGTGTTTGCCGGAGACATCCGGGAATATACCACCGGTGACGAAGCCCTTGCCCGGATCCCGAAGCATGATGTGCTACTGGCCGGGTTCCCCTGCCAGCCATTTTCGATCGCAGGCGTCTCAAAGAAAAATGCCCTCGGCCGTCCGCACGGCTTCATGTGTGACACGCAGGGAACCCTGTTTTTTGATGTGGCGCAGATTATCAGGCACCACAAGCCCAGGGCCTTCCTGCTGGAAAACGTCAAAAACCTCGAACGACACGACCGCGGCAAGACATTCGCCACCATCATAAACGTGCTCGAAAACGAGCTTGGGTACAGCGTCACCACAAAGGTAATCAGCGCCCGGCCGTGGGTGCCCCAGGGCCGAGATCGCATCTTCATTGTCGGCTTTCGTGAGGAAAACGGTTTTTCGTTCGATGAACTCGAGTATCCGGCTGAACCGGAGCCAACACTGGGCAGTATTCTCCGGCAGAATGTCGACCCGAAATACACCCTGACCCCGAAGCTCTGGCAGTACCTCCAGGACTACAAGAAAAAACACACGGCAAAGGGCAACGGCTTCGGCTTCGGATTGTTCGGTCCGGGAGACGTCGCAAGAACACTTTCGGCGCGCTACTACAAGGACGGCTCGGAAATCCTGATTGACCAGGGACAGGGCAACCGTCCCCGCCGGCTGACTCCGCAGGAATGTGCGAGATTGATGGGCTTCGAGCGCGGAAACAGAGTCTGGCACATTCCGGTTTCCGACACCCAGGCTTACAAGCAGTTCGGTAATGCCGTTGTGGTTCCTGTCGTCGAGGCCATTGCAAAATCGATGGCACCTTACATTCATCCGGAAGCTGACGCGGACGTCGTCTCGCTGACCACAACCGTGGAGGAGCCGGAGGTGACGGCGGCGCATGGCTGA
- a CDS encoding DUF6538 domain-containing protein, whose protein sequence is MSDPDRYLKNRNGKWYYVRRIPGHVQDLVGQSRISLTLKTDSLETARVRRDAMEDADAAYWAKLIAQSPAEQAEARYKADKARCMALGYVWKSLDHLVAEAAPEELVSRVLSVGNGSDTSRTAKADALLGTAKRPTIAVSKALEVFLAEIAPDLMRNKSPQQKRTYQKVKQRAVNNFIEICGDKGMADITREDAVKFHAWWQKRVTGDIEPKCSPNSGNRDVGNMRKLFDDYFKHIGEDDLPNPFRNLRFRERKIDKKKRPAFPTDWIRDRILRPETFKGLNRQASGILLVLIETGCRPSEICNLPAHRIHTDAKVPFIEIEFQEQRELKTESSIRRIPLVGVALQALKLFPEGFTRYLDKEENFSQIARKHFRAKGLFPTENHVIYSLRHSFEDRMKEGRIDPEIRRYLFGHAIDRQVYGDGASMEFLQGELDRIVFPYPMALVDKLRD, encoded by the coding sequence ATGAGTGATCCCGACCGGTACCTGAAAAATCGAAATGGAAAATGGTACTACGTGCGCCGGATCCCGGGGCATGTGCAGGACCTTGTCGGTCAATCCCGGATCAGTCTGACGCTCAAAACAGACTCGCTTGAAACTGCCCGTGTGCGTCGGGATGCCATGGAGGATGCGGATGCCGCCTATTGGGCGAAGCTCATTGCGCAATCGCCAGCCGAACAGGCAGAGGCGCGTTACAAGGCCGACAAGGCGCGCTGCATGGCGCTCGGCTATGTATGGAAGAGTTTGGACCACCTGGTTGCCGAGGCGGCTCCTGAGGAGCTTGTGTCGCGTGTTCTGAGCGTTGGAAACGGTTCGGATACCTCCAGAACCGCAAAGGCGGATGCGCTGCTCGGAACAGCCAAAAGGCCGACAATAGCTGTATCGAAGGCGCTAGAGGTGTTTCTGGCCGAGATTGCTCCAGATCTCATGCGCAACAAAAGCCCGCAACAAAAACGCACCTATCAAAAGGTCAAGCAACGGGCGGTGAACAATTTCATTGAGATCTGCGGCGACAAGGGCATGGCAGATATCACCCGTGAGGATGCCGTAAAGTTTCATGCCTGGTGGCAAAAGCGTGTGACAGGGGATATTGAACCGAAATGCTCGCCGAATTCCGGTAATCGGGATGTCGGCAACATGCGCAAGCTGTTCGACGACTATTTCAAGCATATCGGCGAGGACGATCTGCCAAATCCGTTCCGGAACCTGCGATTCCGCGAGCGCAAGATCGACAAGAAGAAACGGCCGGCGTTTCCGACCGACTGGATCCGCGACCGGATTCTGCGTCCTGAAACGTTCAAGGGGCTGAACCGCCAGGCGAGCGGCATCCTGCTTGTGCTGATAGAGACGGGCTGCCGGCCGTCAGAGATCTGCAATTTACCGGCACATCGTATTCACACGGACGCCAAGGTACCGTTCATCGAGATCGAGTTTCAGGAACAACGAGAGCTGAAAACGGAATCGAGCATTCGCCGAATCCCTCTTGTGGGTGTCGCGCTCCAGGCGTTGAAGCTTTTTCCCGAAGGCTTCACGCGCTATCTCGACAAGGAAGAGAACTTTTCACAGATTGCGCGGAAGCACTTTCGAGCGAAAGGTCTTTTTCCAACGGAAAATCACGTGATCTATTCACTACGCCACTCGTTTGAGGACCGCATGAAGGAAGGCCGGATTGATCCAGAGATCCGGCGATACCTTTTCGGTCATGCGATCGACCGGCAGGTCTACGGCGACGGGGCTTCGATGGAGTTTTTGCAGGGCGAACTCGACCGGATAGTGTTCCCCTATCCCATGGCTCTTGTTGACAAGTTGCGCGATTAA
- a CDS encoding NAD(P)H-hydrate dehydratase: protein MNFNAGKSKAILLTPDEMGRADRLTIESGVPGIVLMERAGQAVARAARELVPKGGRILYLCGPGNNGGDGFIAARCLEAAGYESRLMLLRDPDCLKGDARIAFEQLDAGVRDRIAYVVMGDNVADGLVDELAMADLVVDGLFGAGLDRPLSDAVRKLVEVVNQSQVPVLAIDLPSGVNGTSGEIVGEAIRSRATITFFRRKPGHVLYPGRDMCGETKVADIGILPTTLDQIAPDTYVNSPDLWLKAWPCPSVGGHKYTRGHAVVFGGPMSSTGAARLSAGAALRAGAGLVTLGSPPDAMMVNASHLTAVMLKKLSDAVSISEYLQDRRLNAVLIGPGFGVGEKTRDTVAAILETSRASVLDADALTSFAAEPDAVFKLIKMANVPVIMTPHEGEFARLFPDLGGDKVVRARKAAAQSGAVVILKGPDTVIAAPDGRAVINENAPPWLATAGSGDVLAGIAVGLLAQGVPGFEAACQAVWMHGEAGNVAGPGLIAEDLGPALKTVTAGLVDKTRAK from the coding sequence ATGAATTTCAACGCCGGAAAATCAAAAGCCATTCTCCTGACGCCAGATGAAATGGGCCGTGCCGACAGGCTGACGATCGAAAGCGGTGTCCCGGGCATCGTTCTCATGGAACGTGCGGGTCAGGCGGTTGCAAGGGCCGCACGCGAGCTCGTTCCAAAAGGCGGCCGTATTCTCTATCTGTGCGGTCCGGGGAACAACGGCGGAGATGGTTTCATCGCAGCCCGCTGTCTTGAGGCGGCAGGCTATGAATCACGCTTGATGCTTCTCAGGGACCCCGATTGCCTCAAAGGTGACGCGCGCATCGCCTTCGAGCAACTGGATGCCGGGGTACGGGACCGGATCGCCTATGTTGTGATGGGCGACAACGTCGCAGATGGCCTTGTCGATGAACTCGCCATGGCTGACCTTGTCGTCGACGGGCTCTTCGGGGCCGGGCTGGACAGGCCCTTGTCCGATGCGGTCCGCAAACTCGTCGAAGTCGTCAATCAGTCCCAGGTTCCGGTTCTTGCGATCGATTTGCCGTCTGGCGTCAACGGCACCAGCGGCGAGATTGTGGGCGAGGCGATAAGATCACGTGCGACGATAACGTTTTTCCGAAGGAAGCCGGGACATGTCCTCTATCCGGGGCGGGACATGTGTGGTGAGACGAAGGTTGCCGATATCGGTATCTTGCCCACAACGCTCGATCAAATCGCGCCCGATACATACGTGAACAGTCCGGATCTCTGGCTCAAAGCCTGGCCTTGTCCGTCGGTTGGCGGACACAAATATACGCGCGGACACGCCGTCGTCTTCGGCGGTCCGATGTCGTCGACCGGCGCCGCGCGTCTTTCAGCCGGCGCCGCGCTAAGGGCAGGGGCGGGGCTTGTGACTCTCGGCTCGCCGCCGGATGCCATGATGGTCAATGCATCGCATCTGACGGCCGTGATGCTAAAGAAACTCAGCGACGCCGTTTCCATATCGGAATATCTGCAGGACCGGCGTTTGAATGCGGTTTTGATAGGTCCCGGTTTCGGCGTTGGTGAAAAGACACGCGACACGGTTGCCGCCATTTTGGAAACAAGCCGCGCAAGCGTTCTGGATGCGGACGCGCTCACAAGTTTTGCCGCAGAACCGGACGCAGTCTTCAAGCTGATCAAAATGGCGAACGTGCCAGTGATCATGACGCCGCATGAAGGAGAGTTTGCGAGACTTTTCCCTGATCTTGGCGGCGACAAGGTCGTTAGAGCCCGCAAAGCGGCCGCGCAATCCGGCGCGGTTGTCATACTAAAAGGGCCGGACACAGTGATTGCTGCCCCAGATGGGCGCGCGGTCATCAACGAAAATGCGCCGCCCTGGCTGGCGACGGCCGGATCAGGCGACGTTCTTGCCGGGATAGCGGTCGGTCTGCTGGCGCAGGGCGTTCCAGGATTTGAGGCCGCGTGCCAGGCAGTCTGGATGCACGGGGAGGCGGGTAATGTCGCCGGACCAGGGTTGATTGCCGAAGATCTCGGCCCTGCGCTGAAAACGGTGACAGCAGGACTTGTGGACAAGACGCGGGCCAAGTGA
- a CDS encoding P-II family nitrogen regulator produces MKKIEAIIKPFKLDEVKEALQEVGLQGITVTEAKGFGRQKGHTELYRGAEYVVDFLPKVKVEIVLGDDMVEKAVDAIRSAAQTGRIGDGKIFVSNIEEAVRIRTGESGIDAI; encoded by the coding sequence ATGAAAAAGATCGAAGCGATCATCAAGCCCTTCAAACTGGACGAGGTCAAAGAGGCTCTTCAGGAAGTGGGCCTTCAGGGCATCACCGTAACGGAAGCCAAGGGCTTTGGCCGCCAGAAAGGCCACACGGAACTTTACCGTGGCGCAGAGTATGTCGTCGATTTTCTGCCGAAGGTAAAAGTTGAGATTGTGCTTGGCGACGATATGGTCGAGAAAGCGGTTGACGCGATCCGCTCCGCTGCGCAAACAGGTCGCATTGGCGACGGCAAGATCTTTGTTTCAAATATCGAGGAAGCTGTCCGCATCCGTACTGGCGAATCCGGTATCGACGCGATCTGA
- the glnA gene encoding type I glutamate--ammonia ligase, producing the protein MTTAADVLKEIQEKDVKFVDLRFTDPRGKMQHVTMDVALVDEDMFAEGVAFDGSSIAGWKAINESDMMLILDPETAHMDPFFAQSTMAIFCDIVDPITGEGYNRDPRMTAKKAEAYVKSGGFGDTIYFGPEAEFFMFDDVRFNADPYNTGFILDSSELPSNMGSEYETGNLGHRPRTKGGYFPVPPVDSAQDIRSEMLSVMSEMGVPTEKHHHEVAAAQHELGMKFDTLTRCADNMQVYKYVVHQVAHAYGKTSTFMPKPVFGDNGTGMHCHQSIWKDGDPVFAGNQYADLSETCLYYIGGVLKHAKALNAFTNPSTNSYKRLVPGYEAPVLLAYSSRNRSASCRIPFTSSPKAKRIEVRFPDPTANPYLCFSALLMAGLDGVKNKIHPGDAMDKNLYDLPAEELAEIPTVCGSLREALESLDADREFLKSGGVFDDDQIDAYIELKMEEVERFEMTPHPVEFDMYYSV; encoded by the coding sequence ATGACCACTGCCGCTGACGTCCTGAAGGAGATTCAGGAAAAGGACGTGAAATTCGTCGACCTGCGCTTTACCGATCCGCGCGGAAAGATGCAGCACGTAACAATGGACGTTGCACTTGTTGACGAAGACATGTTCGCTGAAGGCGTTGCCTTTGACGGCTCGTCCATCGCCGGCTGGAAAGCCATCAACGAGTCCGACATGATGCTGATCCTCGATCCGGAAACAGCTCACATGGACCCGTTCTTTGCACAGTCCACAATGGCGATCTTCTGCGACATCGTCGACCCGATCACCGGCGAAGGCTACAACCGCGACCCGCGCATGACGGCTAAAAAGGCGGAAGCCTACGTCAAGTCCGGCGGCTTCGGTGACACCATCTATTTCGGCCCGGAAGCAGAATTCTTCATGTTCGATGACGTCCGCTTCAATGCCGATCCGTACAACACAGGCTTCATCCTGGACAGCTCCGAACTGCCGTCCAACATGGGTTCTGAATACGAAACCGGCAACCTCGGCCACCGTCCGCGCACCAAGGGCGGGTATTTCCCGGTCCCGCCGGTCGACAGCGCACAGGATATCCGCTCCGAAATGCTCTCCGTCATGAGCGAAATGGGCGTTCCGACTGAAAAGCACCACCACGAGGTGGCTGCTGCGCAGCACGAGCTCGGCATGAAGTTCGACACGCTGACCCGCTGTGCCGACAACATGCAGGTCTACAAATACGTCGTCCACCAGGTCGCACACGCTTACGGCAAGACATCCACCTTCATGCCGAAGCCGGTCTTCGGCGACAACGGCACCGGCATGCACTGCCACCAGTCCATCTGGAAAGACGGCGATCCTGTCTTTGCCGGCAACCAGTATGCCGATCTCAGCGAGACCTGCCTCTACTATATCGGTGGTGTCCTGAAGCACGCAAAAGCCCTGAACGCCTTCACCAACCCGTCCACCAACTCCTATAAGCGCCTGGTGCCGGGTTACGAAGCGCCTGTTCTTCTGGCCTACTCTTCACGCAACCGGTCGGCATCCTGCCGTATCCCGTTCACGTCCTCTCCGAAGGCGAAACGCATCGAGGTCCGTTTCCCGGATCCGACCGCAAACCCGTACCTGTGCTTCTCGGCGCTGCTGATGGCTGGCCTTGACGGCGTCAAGAACAAGATCCATCCGGGCGATGCCATGGACAAGAACCTCTACGATCTGCCGGCTGAAGAACTGGCCGAGATCCCGACGGTTTGCGGCTCACTGCGTGAAGCCCTGGAAAGCCTCGATGCCGACCGTGAGTTCCTGAAGTCCGGTGGCGTCTTCGACGACGATCAGATCGATGCATACATCGAGCTGAAAATGGAAGAAGTCGAGCGCTTCGAAATGACACCGCATCCGGTCGAATTCGACATGTACTATTCCGTCTAA
- a CDS encoding P1 family peptidase, whose protein sequence is MSSLPLSPARSKGLVFGDMQPGPRNSITDVEGVTVGHRTVSEGDLRTGFTAVLPHQGNLFLNKLPAASDVINGFGKSAGLIQVEELGTLETPILLTNTFAVGTGINALIRRELSINPDIDRAGGTVNPLVMECNDGYLSDINAMALSEADAFAALDAAAKNFEQGSVGAGTGMSAFGFKGGIGSASRVFELDGRSYVLGTLVQANFGKPGDLVLPDGRKPNPDDPGRSEERGSVIVVLATDVPLESRQLKRVARRAAAGLGRLGAFYGNGSGDIALAFSTARKLPHFSDGDFIARDVLQEDRIDVLFKAVAETTQEAVLNAMIASPAMTGIKGRHRPSLADWLEV, encoded by the coding sequence ATGTCTTCACTGCCACTTTCTCCCGCGCGTTCCAAAGGCCTTGTGTTTGGCGACATGCAGCCGGGTCCGCGTAACAGCATCACGGATGTGGAGGGTGTAACGGTTGGCCACCGAACGGTGTCTGAAGGTGATCTCAGAACCGGGTTCACCGCTGTCCTGCCGCATCAGGGCAACCTTTTTCTCAACAAGCTTCCAGCTGCTTCCGACGTCATCAACGGTTTTGGCAAGAGTGCCGGACTGATCCAGGTGGAAGAACTCGGAACGTTGGAAACGCCCATTCTGTTGACCAACACATTCGCCGTCGGAACCGGGATCAACGCGCTGATCAGACGGGAACTGTCCATCAATCCGGACATCGATCGTGCTGGCGGAACTGTCAATCCACTCGTGATGGAGTGCAATGACGGGTATCTAAGTGACATCAACGCAATGGCCTTGAGCGAAGCGGATGCTTTTGCCGCGCTGGATGCGGCCGCAAAGAACTTCGAACAGGGCAGCGTTGGTGCCGGTACAGGAATGAGCGCGTTCGGTTTCAAGGGCGGTATTGGCTCCGCATCGCGCGTTTTTGAGCTGGATGGCCGCTCCTATGTTCTCGGGACCCTTGTCCAGGCCAATTTCGGCAAACCGGGCGATCTTGTCCTTCCGGACGGCCGAAAGCCAAACCCTGACGATCCCGGACGGAGCGAAGAACGTGGTTCGGTCATTGTCGTTCTGGCGACAGATGTGCCGCTTGAAAGCCGTCAGTTGAAGCGCGTCGCCCGGCGCGCCGCCGCTGGTCTTGGGCGGCTTGGAGCGTTTTACGGCAACGGCAGCGGAGACATTGCCCTCGCGTTTTCCACCGCACGGAAGCTCCCGCACTTTAGCGATGGCGACTTCATCGCTCGCGATGTTCTTCAGGAAGACAGAATTGATGTTTTGTTCAAGGCGGTGGCAGAGACCACCCAGGAAGCCGTGCTCAATGCGATGATCGCATCTCCGGCGATGACAGGCATCAAAGGTAGACACCGACCGTCATTGGCAGACTGGCTGGAGGTTTAG
- a CDS encoding tyrosyl-tRNA synthetase, whose translation MFRKFAIAAVTVATVATAAITIAPSEAHAKNRAGAVAAGAIIGLAAGAIIGSQAQPRYYQPVRCHNQPIRRWSPYQRQYVVVGYRQVCY comes from the coding sequence ATGTTTCGTAAATTTGCCATCGCCGCCGTTACCGTTGCCACAGTCGCAACCGCGGCCATAACCATTGCCCCGTCCGAAGCTCATGCCAAAAACCGTGCCGGCGCTGTTGCTGCAGGTGCAATCATCGGACTGGCCGCCGGTGCGATTATCGGCTCCCAGGCGCAGCCACGTTACTACCAGCCGGTTCGTTGCCACAATCAGCCGATCCGCCGCTGGAGCCCTTATCAGCGTCAGTATGTTGTCGTTGGATACCGCCAGGTCTGTTATTGA
- the tyrS gene encoding tyrosine--tRNA ligase, with translation MSEFKSDFLNVLSERGFIHQISDPQGLDELCSKECVTAYIGFDCTAPSLHAGSLVPIMMLHWFQQTGHRPIALMGGGTTRVGDPSGKDESRKILTEETIEDNKAGIRKVFEKLLRFGDGPTDAIMLDNADWLLKLNYVDFLREIGRHFSVNQMIQRDSVRLRLEREQHLSFLEFNYMLLQGYDFLELYRRTGCRLQMGGSDQWGNILSGTDLVRRLAEKEAFALTSPLLTTASGAKMGKTAAGAVWLNEEQLSAYDYWQYWRNTEDADIERFLKLFTVLPMDEISRLAALEGSEINDAKKVLATEATALIHGRENAEAAAETARKAFEEGQSAEGLPTIEIPRAELEAGLGVLSAFVTAGLCASNGDVRRNIKGGAVKINDRNESNDRRQLSSEDITGDGIIKLSLGKKKHVLLKPV, from the coding sequence ATGAGTGAGTTCAAATCGGACTTCCTGAACGTTCTCTCCGAACGCGGTTTCATTCATCAGATTTCCGATCCCCAAGGGCTCGACGAATTGTGTTCGAAAGAATGTGTTACGGCCTATATCGGCTTTGACTGCACTGCACCCAGTCTTCACGCTGGCTCGCTCGTTCCGATCATGATGCTGCACTGGTTCCAGCAAACAGGCCATCGCCCGATTGCGCTCATGGGCGGCGGAACAACCAGGGTTGGCGATCCCTCCGGCAAGGACGAAAGTCGAAAGATCCTCACTGAAGAAACCATTGAGGACAACAAGGCCGGTATACGCAAAGTCTTCGAAAAGCTCCTGCGCTTTGGTGACGGGCCGACTGATGCCATTATGCTCGACAACGCGGACTGGCTGCTGAAGCTCAACTATGTGGACTTCCTACGCGAGATCGGCCGGCATTTTTCGGTCAATCAAATGATTCAGAGGGATTCCGTTCGTCTGCGCCTGGAGCGCGAGCAGCATCTGTCCTTCCTTGAATTCAACTACATGCTTCTCCAGGGTTACGACTTTCTCGAGCTCTACCGGCGGACAGGATGCCGGTTGCAAATGGGCGGGTCGGACCAGTGGGGGAACATTCTTTCAGGCACCGACCTTGTGCGCCGGCTGGCAGAAAAGGAAGCCTTTGCGCTGACCTCCCCGCTCCTGACCACAGCCTCGGGCGCCAAGATGGGCAAGACGGCTGCCGGTGCTGTCTGGCTTAATGAGGAACAATTGTCCGCCTATGACTATTGGCAATACTGGCGCAACACCGAGGACGCGGATATCGAACGCTTCCTGAAGCTGTTCACCGTCCTGCCGATGGACGAGATTTCACGTCTCGCTGCTCTTGAAGGTTCCGAAATCAACGACGCTAAAAAGGTACTGGCGACTGAAGCGACTGCTCTCATTCATGGGCGTGAGAACGCCGAAGCTGCAGCTGAAACGGCGCGGAAAGCGTTTGAAGAGGGCCAATCGGCAGAAGGCCTGCCAACCATCGAAATTCCCAGGGCTGAATTGGAGGCAGGTCTCGGCGTCTTGAGCGCGTTTGTGACGGCGGGCCTCTGTGCTTCCAATGGCGATGTCCGCCGTAACATCAAGGGCGGCGCCGTTAAAATCAACGACCGGAACGAAAGCAACGACCGGCGCCAGCTTTCTTCTGAAGACATTACCGGCGACGGAATTATCAAGCTGTCGCTCGGCAAGAAAAAGCACGTGCTGTTGAAGCCGGTCTGA